Sequence from the Leptospira dzoumogneensis genome:
GTATCCGTCGTTGGATGCCAGATACGTGAACTCTAATTGTTCTTTTTGGATCCTAAGCTGATTTTCCACATTTCGGATTTCGGTAATATTTTTATTACTGATCACAAGGCCTTCGTAAACTCTGCTGATCTGAAGCAGATAAAATCCGGGATTTCCATGGGTGTCTTCAGTTTCGTATTCTTTCTTTACCGCCTGCTGAGTAAGATAAACATTCTTATACAGATCGAATGTCCCTAATTCAATAGTTTTGGGAAATAGTTTGCGTAAATTTTTACCGATAGCGATCTCTTTCGGCATTCCGATCTCGGCTTCCGCTGCAGGATTTAAGTCCTTATATAAAAAATCTATAATGGATCCTTTCTCATCAAAGATGGGCTCCAAATAATAAACCGCATCTTCGTTGCGATAGGCTGCTTCCCTAAAAATGTCTTTTTCTTTGATCTCTTGGTTTAGGTCCTTTGCAAGAGAAACGATCCAATCGTCCTTAGGGCAAAGCATCGTAGAGTCGAAATATTTTCCGGAAATTATAGACTTGCGAGTTCCTCTCCACTCCGAACCGGCCTTGCTAATGGAATCCATAAACTCGGTGATCTCAGGTTTAAGCTCGCTCACATCCGGTCTTAATTCCGTGAAATTTTTTCCTATAAGGAAAGACTTCTCCAGTCGTAAAAGTTTAGCGGCTTGTTCGTTGCAATAATGTAGTTTTATATCTTTGATCTTACCGGCTTCATCTCTGATCAGTTCGTTCACATATACGGAAGTCCCGTCCGAATGTTCAAAAAACTTAATGAATGTGAGAATGTCTGCAGGGATCTCGTTCATCTTCGTACTTGGGCTTGCACATTATAGGACGGCGGAGATCCTGAAAAGACCCCGAATTTCACGAAAGTAGGCAGCAAATCCTAGATGAGAAAGCTCTGGTCTAGTATCTGAAAGTGAGGAGTTGGAAAGGATTTTTTGAGGGGAAGAAGAAGTAAAATTCTCTTATTAAGGAACTTCTTCCTCCGGTCGGGTCCCTAAAAATTCATTTTCAGCATTTTGAGGGGTAAGTTTCCAAATTTCAGATCTTGGGGGATAGGTTTCTAAGACTTCCGCTTCCTTTTGCCCGGATTCCAGCTTTCTGCATAGATCCAGGAATGGGTGACGAAGGGAAGAAGCTCCACGTATGCTCATGTCCAGATTCTCCAATAATGAGACTCAATATCAATAAAATCTTTTCATTTCGAAAATTTTTCTATTGACGCGGGAAACAATAAAAAGAGATTTTGTTTCCTATGGGTGGAAACAAAATATACTATAAATGTTTCCCGTTGGATGTTATGCAACACAAACAGAATCAGGCAACCTTTCGCAGCGTACTTTACTTAGGTATTTTTCTAAGTGCTCTTTCTATATCCGGAGATACACGGGACGATCTGGAGAAAGAAGGAGTTTGGACCACTACTTCTCTTATCCGTTATTCTTTAGAGAATTCAGTTCAGGCAAAGATGAGCCGACTGGACCTGGAGAATTCCGAATATGATTGGGAGAAGGAGAACGGTAAATACAATTTTATCGGGACTTTAACCGCTAATACTCAAAAGACGAATAACTTACCTTTACCTCAATACACTTTGCAAGGTAGAGAGATCACAAGTAATACTCTATCCGCGGGTCTATCAAAAGTTTTTAATACAGGAACCACAGCTAGTTTAACGGTCTCCGACAACCGTTATGAAACGGATGCGGGGAAAAGACCGGAACAAAGAGGAACGATCGCTCAACAGTTCGCTCAACCAAGTCTTCACTTTGCAAATCTAGGTTTTACACTCAAACAAGAGTTATTAAAAAACGTTTTCGGATACCAGCAAAGAAGATCCTTGGAGATCAGCAGGAGAAGTTCCGCTGCTAGAAGATTGGACGCGATGAATACTCTCTCCAGGTCGGTAGTCCAATCCCTATTATCTTTTTGGAATTTATCCTTAGCGGACGAAAATCTTAAAACCGCAGAGCTTCTAGTCAAAAGTGTGAAGAATGTAAAGGATATTACTTCTTCCAAGGTTAGAATGGGAGTAGCGGAAGATTATGAGTCCGGCCAATGGAGTTCGCTTTTAATCTCGGCTGAGAACCAACTCAGACAGGCAAAACTGGAAAAAGACAGAGTTCGCAGGGACTTACTTGTTTCACTTGGAAAAGATCCTGAAACTAAAGTGAATTTCTCCTTAGTTTTGGATGATTCTCTTCCTACTCTAGGTGCGGAAGACTCGGAAACAGAAGAGGCATTCCAGCATAGATACGATTTCAAAAGTATCGCATTACAAAAACAGAATGCCGGAACAGCACTTGAAATTTCCAAAAACGGATTATTACCTTCTCTTTATGTGAGCGGAACTTATAATTCCCGCGAATACGATCGTAATTTTCCTCAAAGTTTCGATGGAATAGGGACTGGCAGATTTACCCAGAATTCCGCAGAGATCAAGATGGATTATCCTCTTGGGAACGATACTGCAAGAGCGGAATATAAGAATTCTTTAACACAAAGCAGGAAAATGGATCTTCTTTTGGAACAAACAAAAGAGCAGGTCAAAACCGACGTAAGACAAGGGCTGCAAAAGATCAGCACTACTTATGAGATCTTAGAAGAATCCAAAAAGAATCTTTCTCAAGCGGAGAAGTTTTACTCGGGCATTCTGCCCAGATACAGATACGGAAGAGCCACATCCGTAAACGTTAAGAACGCATTGGACTTGGTAGCGCAAGCTAGATACGGACTGATGCAGGCAAAAGTGAATTATAACTCGGCGCTAGTACAATACGAGCTCTCTAAGGGGACACTATTTCGCAAATACGGAATGGATGCCGAAGAAGTTCTGAACCAAAATACCGGAGATCAAAAATGAATTTTGCGGAACTATCGATCAAACGACCGATATTTATCACCTGTACGGTTCTCATCATTCTTGTTTCGGGATATCTTTCCCTAAACAAGCTGGGTGTGGACCTCTTCCCTAACGTAACCATTCCGGTAGTCACAGTGACTGTGCCTTATCCCGGAGCGGCTCCCAACGAGATCGAAACTCTGATCGCGAAACCCGTGGAAGATGAACTTTCCACTATCTCCGGAGTGAAAAGGATCCGTTCCACTTGTAGTGAAGGTTCAGGAACGATCATCCTGGAATTTACCTTAGAAACCGACGTGAAATACGCGGAACAACAGGTAAGAGATAAGGTCTCTGCGGTAAAACCTAAATTACCGAATGATATCAAAGAACCTATCATCAGAAGAATAGACCCTGCAGATCAACCAATCATCATTCTTGCAT
This genomic interval carries:
- a CDS encoding TolC family protein translates to MGGNKIYYKCFPLDVMQHKQNQATFRSVLYLGIFLSALSISGDTRDDLEKEGVWTTTSLIRYSLENSVQAKMSRLDLENSEYDWEKENGKYNFIGTLTANTQKTNNLPLPQYTLQGREITSNTLSAGLSKVFNTGTTASLTVSDNRYETDAGKRPEQRGTIAQQFAQPSLHFANLGFTLKQELLKNVFGYQQRRSLEISRRSSAARRLDAMNTLSRSVVQSLLSFWNLSLADENLKTAELLVKSVKNVKDITSSKVRMGVAEDYESGQWSSLLISAENQLRQAKLEKDRVRRDLLVSLGKDPETKVNFSLVLDDSLPTLGAEDSETEEAFQHRYDFKSIALQKQNAGTALEISKNGLLPSLYVSGTYNSREYDRNFPQSFDGIGTGRFTQNSAEIKMDYPLGNDTARAEYKNSLTQSRKMDLLLEQTKEQVKTDVRQGLQKISTTYEILEESKKNLSQAEKFYSGILPRYRYGRATSVNVKNALDLVAQARYGLMQAKVNYNSALVQYELSKGTLFRKYGMDAEEVLNQNTGDQK